In Deltaproteobacteria bacterium, a single genomic region encodes these proteins:
- a CDS encoding methylmalonyl-CoA carboxyltransferase, which yields MAESKRAATPDPQAIHQLRERLADAGGGPGHARGDAEAVAAATATVEAAAAAVHERLHAKGRLSARERIEGLLDPGSFVELDRFVTHACHDFGMGSKQVFGDGVVTGHGTVDGRVVFVFAQQFEAFGGSLGMAHARKICKVMDLAMDVGAPVVGLNDSGGARIQEGVESLAGYAEIFKRNVLASGVVPQLSLVLGPCAGGAVYSPALTDLVLMVESSSYMFITGPDVIRAVTHEEVTKEQLGGAATHNERSGVAHFSCRDEATALAMTRQLLSFLPSNNLGEAPRVACRDDVDRSCPELRDVVPVDPSKAYDIRRIVEAIADDGHFLEVQEGFARNIVIGFVRVGGQSVGVVANQPLVLAGCLDIDASTKAARFVRMCDAFNVPLVTLVDVPGFLPGTEQEFRGIIRHGAKLLYAFTEATVPKVTIVTRKAYGGAYDVMASKHIRGDINLAYPTAEIAVMGAEGAVNIVFRRELAAAPDGEVEATRARLAAEYRELFASPYKAAELGFIDQVIDPADTRRRVAQSFAMLRNKRQDNPRKKHGNIPL from the coding sequence ATGGCAGAGTCGAAGCGAGCAGCGACCCCCGATCCCCAGGCCATCCACCAGCTGCGGGAGCGCCTGGCCGACGCCGGCGGTGGCCCCGGCCACGCCCGTGGCGACGCCGAGGCGGTCGCGGCCGCGACCGCGACCGTCGAGGCTGCCGCGGCCGCGGTGCACGAGCGCCTGCACGCCAAGGGGCGGCTGTCGGCGCGCGAGCGCATCGAGGGCCTGCTCGACCCGGGCTCGTTCGTCGAGCTCGACCGCTTCGTGACCCACGCCTGCCACGACTTCGGCATGGGCAGCAAGCAGGTCTTCGGCGACGGCGTCGTCACCGGGCACGGCACCGTCGATGGTCGCGTGGTGTTCGTGTTCGCGCAGCAGTTCGAGGCCTTCGGCGGCAGCCTCGGCATGGCCCACGCGCGGAAGATCTGCAAGGTCATGGACCTCGCGATGGACGTCGGCGCGCCGGTCGTTGGTCTCAACGACTCGGGCGGCGCTCGGATCCAGGAGGGCGTCGAGTCGCTCGCGGGCTACGCCGAGATCTTCAAGCGCAACGTGTTGGCGTCGGGCGTCGTGCCGCAGCTGTCGCTCGTGCTCGGACCCTGCGCCGGCGGAGCCGTCTACTCGCCAGCGCTCACCGACCTGGTGCTGATGGTCGAGTCGTCGAGCTACATGTTCATCACGGGGCCCGATGTCATCCGCGCGGTGACCCACGAGGAGGTCACCAAGGAGCAGCTCGGCGGCGCGGCCACCCACAACGAGCGCTCGGGCGTGGCCCACTTCAGCTGCCGCGACGAGGCCACCGCGCTGGCGATGACGCGACAGCTGCTTTCGTTCCTGCCGTCGAACAACCTCGGCGAGGCGCCCCGCGTGGCCTGCCGTGACGACGTCGATCGCAGCTGCCCCGAGCTGCGCGACGTGGTGCCGGTCGATCCCAGCAAGGCCTACGACATTCGCCGCATCGTCGAGGCGATTGCCGACGACGGCCACTTCCTCGAGGTGCAGGAGGGCTTTGCCCGCAACATCGTGATTGGCTTCGTGCGCGTCGGTGGGCAGAGCGTGGGCGTGGTCGCCAACCAGCCGCTGGTGCTCGCCGGCTGCCTCGACATCGACGCCTCGACCAAGGCCGCGCGCTTCGTGCGGATGTGTGACGCATTCAACGTGCCGCTTGTGACCTTGGTCGACGTTCCCGGCTTCCTGCCGGGCACCGAGCAGGAGTTCCGCGGCATCATCCGCCACGGCGCCAAGCTGCTGTATGCGTTCACCGAGGCGACGGTGCCCAAGGTCACCATCGTCACGCGCAAGGCCTACGGCGGCGCCTACGACGTGATGGCGAGCAAGCACATCCGCGGCGACATCAACCTCGCGTACCCGACCGCCGAGATCGCGGTGATGGGGGCCGAGGGCGCGGTCAACATCGTGTTCCGCCGCGAGCTCGCGGCGGCGCCCGACGGCGAGGTCGAGGCCACGCGGGCGCGTCTGGCCGCCGAGTATCGCGAGCTCTTCGCGAGCCCCTACAAGGCGGCGGAGCTCGGCTTCATCGACCAGGTGATCGATCCGGCCGACACCCGTCGTCGCGTCGCGCAGAGCTTCGCGATGCTCCGCAACAAGCGGCAGGACAACCCCCGCAAGAAGCACGGCAACATCCCGCTGTGA
- a CDS encoding NAD-binding protein: protein MRSAKRRLVALIAGTPVVLTLLAAIYMVGMERLEGSPRTFWQAFEWASETVTTTGYGHDAQWQHPLMIVFVSIVQVLGVSLTFIVVSLLVLPFFESRFEGRLPRAAPKLRDYVLIYRWGPAVASLVDELARAKVGVLVLEEDETIARRLLDRGRKVVVCRLDEEDPEPSLFANARAIVANGSDAQNGAFVLAARQHGYAGELVALAQEPLHRAPMMLAGAAAVYTPLHILAAAIAGLASERIATRVSGLSLLGSGVQATEVRVDRRSDLAGKTLAQADLRSRSGATIIAKWSKGVFVPHCRADTVIEPGAILVAVGDAAALERLAAIAPPLPRTGPIVVCGHGEVGRKLVELLRDAGEHVVVIDRVDGAGVDVVGNVLERATLERAELHHARAVIVALSDDATTLFAASVLRDFAAEVPLVARVNRQDNVERIHRAGADFAVSLAEVAGELLAHKLLGAQWTAEGMRVKLAKLPAGALAGRTPRVDRIGERTGCSIVAIERGGSIMTAFDADSPIAAGDALVVCGPEDALARYLELAAQERGG, encoded by the coding sequence GTGCGTTCTGCGAAGCGTCGACTCGTCGCCCTCATCGCCGGCACCCCGGTGGTGCTGACGCTGCTGGCTGCGATCTACATGGTCGGCATGGAGCGCCTCGAGGGCAGCCCGCGCACGTTCTGGCAGGCCTTCGAGTGGGCCTCCGAGACCGTGACCACCACCGGCTACGGCCACGATGCGCAGTGGCAGCACCCCCTGATGATCGTGTTCGTCTCGATCGTACAGGTGCTGGGCGTATCGCTCACGTTCATCGTGGTCTCGTTGCTGGTGCTGCCGTTCTTCGAGTCGCGCTTCGAGGGCCGCCTGCCGCGCGCGGCGCCCAAGCTGCGCGACTATGTGCTCATCTATCGCTGGGGTCCCGCCGTGGCGTCGCTGGTCGACGAACTCGCGCGGGCGAAGGTCGGCGTGCTCGTGCTCGAGGAGGATGAGACCATCGCGCGACGCCTGCTCGATCGCGGCCGCAAGGTCGTGGTGTGTCGGCTCGACGAAGAGGACCCCGAGCCGTCGCTGTTCGCCAACGCCCGGGCCATCGTCGCCAACGGCAGCGACGCGCAGAACGGCGCCTTCGTGCTGGCGGCGCGCCAGCACGGTTACGCGGGCGAGCTGGTGGCGCTGGCCCAGGAGCCGCTGCACCGCGCGCCGATGATGTTGGCGGGTGCCGCCGCCGTGTATACCCCGCTGCACATCCTCGCGGCCGCGATCGCCGGCCTCGCCAGCGAGCGCATCGCGACCCGCGTCAGTGGCCTCTCGCTGCTCGGCAGCGGCGTGCAGGCCACAGAGGTCCGCGTCGATCGCCGCAGCGACCTGGCCGGCAAGACCCTCGCGCAGGCCGATCTGCGCTCGCGCAGCGGCGCGACCATCATCGCCAAGTGGTCCAAGGGCGTGTTCGTGCCGCACTGCCGCGCCGACACCGTGATCGAGCCCGGTGCCATCCTGGTCGCGGTCGGCGACGCGGCAGCGCTCGAGCGCTTGGCCGCGATCGCGCCGCCGCTCCCGCGCACCGGGCCGATCGTGGTGTGCGGCCACGGCGAGGTCGGTCGCAAGCTGGTCGAGCTGTTGCGTGACGCCGGCGAGCACGTCGTCGTGATCGATCGCGTCGATGGTGCGGGCGTCGACGTGGTCGGCAACGTCTTGGAGCGGGCGACGCTCGAGCGCGCCGAGCTGCACCATGCCCGTGCAGTGATCGTCGCGCTCAGCGACGACGCGACCACACTCTTCGCCGCCAGCGTGCTGCGGGACTTCGCCGCCGAAGTGCCGCTGGTCGCCCGGGTGAACCGGCAGGACAACGTCGAGCGCATCCACCGGGCCGGGGCCGACTTCGCGGTCTCGTTGGCCGAGGTCGCCGGCGAGCTACTGGCGCACAAGCTGCTCGGCGCGCAGTGGACCGCCGAGGGCATGCGCGTCAAGCTGGCCAAGCTCCCCGCCGGCGCGCTGGCCGGCCGCACGCCCCGCGTCGATCGCATCGGCGAGCGCACCGGCTGCTCGATCGTCGCGATCGAGCGCGGCGGCAGCATCATGACCGCGTTCGACGCCGACTCGCCGATCGCAGCCGGCGACGCATTGGTGGTGTGTGGCCCGGAGGACGCGCTGGCGCGCTACCTCGAGCTCGCGGCGCAGGAGCGCGGCGGCTAA
- the hisB gene encoding imidazoleglycerol-phosphate dehydratase HisB produces MDRRAARARARAGATAAGSARRDPAAPPGPGPDRRSTMSPRRALIERVTRETRITASLTAPEDAPAPSKVRTPLPFFTHMLEALAKHGAMALELDAEGDIEVDGHHTVEDTGLVLGAALDQALGDRAGIHRYGCFSLAMDETLVDAAIDLGGRPYLVYDLPVLSGRWIGTFDCDLVKEFFGALVVSARMNLHLHLRAGGNCHHVVEAAFKAFARALRMACRPDGSITDVPSTKGSL; encoded by the coding sequence ATGGATCGACGTGCGGCTCGGGCTCGGGCTCGAGCAGGCGCCACCGCTGCTGGCAGTGCTCGACGAGATCCGGCAGCACCCCCAGGCCCAGGCCCAGATCGGCGGTCGACCATGAGCCCACGTCGCGCACTGATCGAGCGCGTCACACGAGAGACCCGCATCACCGCCTCGCTGACCGCGCCGGAGGACGCGCCCGCGCCGTCGAAGGTGCGCACGCCGCTGCCGTTCTTCACGCACATGCTCGAGGCGCTCGCCAAGCACGGCGCGATGGCGCTCGAGCTCGATGCCGAGGGCGACATCGAGGTCGACGGCCACCACACCGTCGAGGACACCGGCCTGGTGCTGGGCGCCGCGCTCGACCAGGCACTGGGCGACCGCGCGGGCATCCACCGCTACGGCTGCTTCTCGCTGGCCATGGACGAGACCCTGGTCGACGCCGCGATCGACCTCGGCGGGCGGCCCTACCTCGTGTACGACCTGCCGGTGCTGTCCGGCCGCTGGATCGGCACCTTCGACTGCGATCTGGTCAAGGAGTTCTTCGGCGCGCTGGTGGTGTCCGCGCGCATGAACCTGCACCTGCACCTGCGCGCGGGCGGCAACTGTCACCACGTGGTCGAGGCCGCGTTCAAGGCCTTCGCACGCGCGCTACGGATGGCGTGCCGACCCGACGGCTCGATCACCGACGTTCCGTCGACCAAGGGCTCGCTCTGA
- a CDS encoding Hsp70 family protein: MSAESEPVLGIDLGTTNSACAVVRGGRASVVRRGDDRIIPSVVAAMPDGRIIVGNRAKQRRAVDPTQVVFSAKRMIGRRFGSPEVQRMRETMPYRIVEGPNEGVAIELGGQLLSPVEIAAHILKYLREMAEEALQQPVSKAVIAVPANFTDAQRSATRIAARLANLDVIRVINEPTAAALAYGYIEDTDRRIAVYDFGGGTFDVTILQITRNVFEVLATSGEMFLGGDDIDEAVLSLMAQAFERQHGISLAGKTVAMERLRVMAEQVKIELSENYRSGIRIDDVYEGRGLEFALSEADLRWHIEPIVRRTVPVCADALRVAGLVPQLIDEIVLVGGTTRLPLVREIVAQVFGKPAQTSINPMSVVAVGAAIQGAALLGSLVPMAQAQASGGAQAHTQASAVLLDVTPRTLGVRTLGGFVDVVIPRNTAIPVEQTRLFTTTTDNQRFVRIQVCQGEAEDFDANHKLGELTLAGLRDAPRGEVTVAVTFEINADGLIEVRAIDQDTGARQSATMRVLGGLEEQDLQAAAQRLHASSDGGAVARSGDTVIPR; this comes from the coding sequence ATGAGCGCCGAGTCCGAGCCCGTCCTGGGCATCGACCTGGGGACCACCAACTCGGCGTGCGCCGTGGTGCGCGGCGGGCGGGCCTCGGTCGTGCGACGCGGCGACGATCGCATCATCCCCTCGGTCGTCGCGGCGATGCCCGACGGCCGCATCATCGTGGGCAATCGCGCCAAGCAGCGCCGCGCGGTCGACCCCACCCAGGTGGTGTTCTCGGCCAAGCGCATGATCGGTCGCCGCTTCGGCTCGCCCGAGGTGCAGCGCATGCGCGAGACCATGCCGTACCGCATCGTCGAGGGCCCCAACGAGGGGGTCGCGATCGAGCTGGGCGGCCAGCTGCTCTCGCCGGTGGAGATCGCCGCGCACATCCTCAAGTACCTGCGCGAGATGGCCGAGGAGGCGCTGCAGCAGCCGGTCAGCAAGGCCGTCATCGCGGTGCCGGCCAACTTCACCGACGCGCAGCGCAGTGCGACCCGCATCGCCGCGCGCCTGGCGAACCTCGACGTCATCCGCGTGATCAACGAGCCGACCGCGGCCGCGCTGGCCTACGGCTACATCGAGGACACCGACCGCCGCATCGCCGTCTACGACTTCGGCGGCGGCACCTTCGACGTCACGATCCTGCAGATCACCCGCAACGTCTTCGAGGTGCTGGCGACCTCGGGCGAGATGTTCCTGGGCGGCGACGACATCGACGAGGCGGTGCTCTCGTTGATGGCGCAGGCGTTCGAGCGGCAGCACGGCATCTCGCTGGCCGGCAAGACCGTCGCGATGGAGCGCCTGCGGGTGATGGCCGAGCAGGTGAAGATCGAGCTGTCGGAGAACTACCGCAGCGGCATTCGCATCGACGACGTCTACGAGGGGCGCGGACTCGAGTTCGCACTGTCGGAGGCCGACCTGCGCTGGCACATCGAACCCATCGTGCGGCGCACCGTGCCGGTCTGCGCCGACGCGCTGCGGGTGGCGGGCCTGGTGCCGCAGCTCATCGACGAGATCGTGCTCGTGGGTGGCACCACACGGCTGCCGCTGGTGCGCGAGATCGTCGCGCAGGTGTTCGGCAAGCCGGCGCAGACCTCGATCAACCCCATGAGCGTGGTCGCGGTCGGGGCCGCGATCCAGGGCGCCGCGCTGCTCGGCTCGCTGGTGCCGATGGCCCAGGCCCAGGCGAGCGGGGGCGCGCAGGCGCACACGCAGGCCTCCGCGGTGCTGCTCGACGTCACGCCGCGGACGCTGGGCGTACGCACGCTCGGCGGCTTCGTCGACGTGGTCATCCCGCGCAACACCGCGATCCCCGTCGAGCAGACGCGCCTGTTCACGACCACCACCGACAACCAACGCTTTGTCCGCATCCAGGTGTGCCAGGGCGAGGCCGAGGACTTCGACGCCAACCACAAGCTCGGCGAGCTGACGCTCGCGGGCCTGCGCGATGCACCGCGCGGCGAGGTCACCGTTGCGGTGACCTTCGAGATCAACGCCGACGGCCTCATCGAGGTGCGCGCCATCGATCAGGACACCGGCGCGCGGCAGAGCGCGACCATGCGCGTGCTCGGCGGGCTCGAGGAGCAGGACCTCCAGGCCGCGGCGCAGCGCCTGCACGCCAGCAGTGACGGCGGCGCGGTCGCACGCAGCGGCGACACCGTGATCCCGCGCTGA
- a CDS encoding TonB family protein: MVAGWLVGVAVMAACRPPAPVLVDPRPTANPMPSADAIAQTQAAKDGRQGAVRVAYCIDTDGIAQDVRVIEPFESEFDALAVTTVEGWRFEPATRDGLAYETCTNVRIELRPPS; the protein is encoded by the coding sequence GTGGTTGCGGGCTGGCTGGTGGGCGTGGCGGTGATGGCGGCGTGCCGGCCACCGGCGCCGGTGCTGGTCGACCCGCGCCCGACCGCGAACCCGATGCCGAGCGCGGATGCGATCGCGCAGACCCAGGCCGCGAAGGACGGCCGCCAGGGTGCTGTGCGCGTCGCCTACTGCATCGACACCGACGGGATCGCCCAGGACGTGCGCGTGATCGAGCCCTTCGAGTCCGAGTTCGATGCGCTGGCGGTGACCACCGTGGAGGGCTGGCGCTTCGAGCCCGCGACTCGCGACGGCCTCGCGTACGAAACCTGCACGAACGTGCGCATCGAGCTGCGTCCGCCGTCCTGA
- a CDS encoding polysaccharide export protein, with the protein MIARAPWLLLGCVLAAACVRGPTTTVVPPSNTIERKTLGPGDVLEIRVTDRDELSGPYEVSDAGTIRFPLIGDIEVQQKTQGQIAAEIEAKLGDGWFKQPQVAVRVTERQNREVSVLGQVKESGSYPFKPGLTVMQAISLAGGMNPLAMPRRVKLIRETDKGRQTYEIDTTAILESRAQDLTLEPGDIVFVPESPV; encoded by the coding sequence ATGATCGCGCGCGCCCCGTGGCTGCTGCTTGGCTGCGTGCTCGCGGCGGCGTGCGTACGCGGACCCACCACCACGGTGGTGCCGCCCTCGAACACCATCGAGCGCAAGACCCTCGGGCCGGGCGACGTACTCGAGATCCGCGTGACCGATCGCGACGAACTCAGCGGGCCCTACGAGGTCTCCGACGCCGGCACGATCCGCTTCCCGCTGATCGGCGACATCGAGGTGCAGCAGAAGACCCAGGGGCAGATCGCCGCCGAGATCGAGGCCAAGCTGGGCGATGGCTGGTTCAAGCAGCCGCAGGTCGCGGTGCGGGTCACCGAGCGGCAGAACCGCGAGGTCTCGGTGCTGGGCCAGGTGAAGGAGTCGGGCAGCTACCCCTTCAAGCCCGGGCTCACCGTCATGCAGGCGATTTCCCTGGCGGGTGGGATGAACCCGCTGGCGATGCCGCGCCGGGTGAAGCTCATCCGCGAGACCGACAAGGGCCGCCAGACCTACGAGATCGACACCACCGCGATCCTCGAGAGCCGCGCGCAGGACCTGACGCTCGAGCCGGGCGACATCGTGTTCGTGCCCGAGTCCCCGGTCTGA
- a CDS encoding J domain-containing protein translates to MSDDEELRRLHDGLATATYYDFLGVRPGCDYVAVRDAFHARAQRYHPDRFVFSSGTVDRTQAYEIYKRMTEAYQVLCDPELRAAYDEARVKGQVRLSEVARARRNTPDERQVANTFARIYLRAARAKLARGDVRGAWIDVRLGLGLEQAPPLLAVLDEIRQHPQAQAQIGGRP, encoded by the coding sequence ATGTCCGACGACGAAGAGCTGCGGCGCCTCCACGACGGACTCGCGACCGCGACCTACTACGACTTCCTGGGCGTGCGGCCCGGCTGCGACTACGTCGCGGTGCGCGACGCCTTCCACGCCCGCGCGCAGCGCTACCACCCCGATCGCTTCGTGTTCTCCTCGGGCACCGTCGATCGCACCCAGGCCTACGAAATCTACAAGCGCATGACCGAGGCCTACCAGGTGCTGTGCGACCCCGAGCTGCGCGCCGCCTACGACGAGGCCCGCGTGAAGGGCCAGGTGCGGCTCTCGGAGGTCGCGCGGGCGCGTCGCAACACCCCCGACGAGCGGCAGGTCGCGAACACCTTCGCGCGGATCTATCTGCGGGCTGCGCGGGCCAAGCTCGCGCGCGGCGACGTACGCGGCGCATGGATCGACGTGCGGCTCGGGCTCGGGCTCGAGCAGGCGCCACCGCTGCTGGCAGTGCTCGACGAGATCCGGCAGCACCCCCAGGCCCAGGCCCAGATCGGCGGTCGACCATGA